GTAATATGTTGCGCATACTAATatgattaaattaaattattaaattcaaGGGTATATTCATAAcgaaaataacaataatatggGAGTTTCTTACAATTgcaaattgtaaaattaaaacctacaTTTACAACATCACTTTTGATCCATGTTTCCGTGAAATTTGCGAATTTACTGAAATACTGATccgaaaaatataaaaaaaaattggtggAATTGTAAATATCCTTACAGCCAAATTACGAGATAACGATtgatttaaaattcatttgCCTAGTTTTGGTATGACCCGTTAAAATAACCAactatactgtaaatgtacctAATAAGTGTTAACCTCTCAGAAATTCGAATTGACATGACGATCATACGAGTATACCAAACCAAATCAAACACGTCTAATTACATAACTAAGCATAGACACATCATATTTCATACCTATTATCAATATCAAACCCACCTTTTGTTATTATCACTGTTCATAGAGTTGATGAGATGGACGATATCATAAAGATGCATATCAGAGAGTTGGCCTGGCGGACTGTCATGAGACTCGTTCTGTTCGGAGGCAGGGCCAGACCGTTTGAAGTAACCAGTGTCCACCATTCCTACGCACGCCGCgtaattattaaacaaaaactgGAAATGTTTGTAGGCTGCGATGTCAAATTCTCTCAGAAGCGTAAGCACCGAATCAATGCTACGACCTGCAATGTAATAAATTGGAATATTTAGCTCTCACTGACGTCCGCCGCACGACAATCTACACAGTTTTTAAATCGGCAatacttttaattaaatttataagTATTTACTTCAATTATTTTCTCAATAATTTTGCAAAATACTCTTGTATTCTTTATCTGTCGACTGTTTTGTCACTTGGTACAGACAAAACCTTGAAATCACATTTTATGCGTGAAATTCAATGCTGCGTATTCAATGAACGATACagatatttagaaaataatttggcagatttttgattttgttcatttttttgcTACAAATCAAATACATGTTACATTTCTAACTGTTAATTGCGAAATTACACTGTGCTTTAAGCCACAGCGAAAGTTTGTTAAGCCATTAATTTGTACAACTACATTATGTACCTGTTCGTTCGGATATGAACATAAGATTTCTCAGGGGATTGTCTCCACAGGGGTGTGCAGGGGACGGATGACACAGACAAATGTATATGAAGAATATCTTCAAGAGGTCTTTCTTCTTTACCATCCTTCTGCACGTGAGGATACCTGAAATGATGATAGTCACAAGGTCAGCTATAGATTtacatagtacatatatacaattgaaaaaaaaaaacaaaaaaaaaaacgtcaGTTTTTCCAAAGGTGTCAAAACAGATCTATGGTACTAATTAGATATTATTAAAATGTCAATGTCCTTTAAATACCAGAGTTATACACGAGCCAGGGAGGGGTTTCCGATAATTACATCCTTGTGAAGATATATTACGGTAAAGATAAATCGAAACTTAAAACGGAAAACAGGAcctttatatatgatatacaatggAATTTGTACTTGTCTGAAGTTATGAAAGTTATCGTtccttttataatattaaagtAGATTCCCCTTCTTAATAAATGTTTATACTGCAAACCCTTATTCATCTAAATCGTTGCATAAAATATTTGGTTGCCAAACTCGCATAAACCCAAAGTTTTATCACACCCCACATCAACTTCGCTATAGTAAAGTTCGTCTTCATATTATTGTGTGTATAATAGCACGCCATATTTTACCTGAAACCTAATGTTGACATCGTGTGaacataaaacacaaaatatgacGCATGGCTTGATTTAGTTTGAAGATTATCGATATTTTGTCGATCGGTAAGCACTCTTAAGAGCACCAATGTACCACACACATTTGTATCTATCAATCAACAAAGATGACCGGAACCCTCCACGACTGACCTCACAAACTACTATTGACAGCTTCCGGTTGCAATATTTAGGTGCCGATAAAGTACTATCCGCCATTATTACATTTGAACTAACCAATACAACTGTCCGAGCAGACTGTTCTGGGGCGTACACTTAATTGTCCGTCAATTCTTAGACAATGAGTGGAGCGTTGCAAGCGCGCCGTAATTAGGTGCCAATCAGCgtgttaatatgcttaaatgGTATTGCCATTGTTATCGACAACGGAAACTGTGATCATTCATACGGCGTAAATGTCAGCTTGTGTTCAAATGTAGAATCTACGACATTGGAAATAGAACAGAATAGTCATAATTATTTCTATCCTTTTTATGATTTAGCAGTATCAATAAAGTGTGATTGATTTCATAAAGATGTAGGAGGGTTAATGTGTCTATCATAATAGAGTATTACAGAGTTGAAAACACAGCTTATCCGATTTCAAATGTCTATATAGCACCAACCCTAACATACGCTACTGTCAACACGACAGTAAAAAAGAAGAAACGTTTTAATGTAACACAGAACATGTCTGTAGTTTGGtatgattttgtttcattttgtgttTCGTTTCAGCAGCAAGTGGTGTTGGTTTAGGATGGTCTCTCTCATATAAGCTGTTTACATACGcgtacaaatgattttttttaaatattgtttccTGTTAACGatagacatacaattgtaaGTGATGCGGAAGACTGTGGTATTCCGTTTCAAACCTCTTTGTTAAAGGAATATGTGTTTTAGCAGACTAGTATTTAAATGTTGCGTTTTTGTGATAACAGAAATATTTGCCTCTTTTAATACTACATGGCATAACgtcaaatacacatacaaaGGTTTTAATGATATACTTAGTATGATATACTTATAATGAATACTACATGCATATCTTAATGGCATAATGTCAAATACGCATAAAAGAGGTTTTAGTGATATACTTAGTTCTAAATGGATTTATATGGGCTATCCTTTATCATAGTATTAGACACTCTGATTTGTTAGCCTGTATTCCATTATTACTAGGGGAGATTTCGAGTATTCTGCAGCCTACCAAAACATAATTCATATATTACAcgcatgggaggctgtccttaaatgatcatgGCCATTAATAGGATGTTTAACTTATACACCACACCAAGTAAtaggtttaaaacaaaaagcatGGGAAAATGACATCAAATAGAAatgtaagtaaaatgtaaaGTATCTTGCTTCCACATTCAATCGGAGCGGGACCCGACGGGATGGAACTTGACATCACAGGATAAGGCAGATGTGGACAGTAGAGTAGTCTCCATTGTTTATCac
The Argopecten irradians isolate NY chromosome 9, Ai_NY, whole genome shotgun sequence DNA segment above includes these coding regions:
- the LOC138330899 gene encoding uncharacterized protein; protein product: MVKKKDLLKIFFIYICLCHPSPAHPCGDNPLRNLMFISERTGRSIDSVLTLLREFDIAAYKHFQFLFNNYAACVGMVDTGYFKRSGPASEQNESHDSPPGQLSDMHLYDIVHLINSMNSDNNKRNKKSSRKNLLRQVLNQANHLIHHGQGFSQQELYGSDTTAE